In Caldalkalibacillus salinus, the following proteins share a genomic window:
- a CDS encoding cold-shock protein yields the protein MQQGTVKWFNAEKGYGFIEVEGGNDVFVHFSAIQAEGFKTLDEGQRVEFEIVEGDRGPQASNVVKL from the coding sequence ATGCAACAAGGTACAGTTAAATGGTTTAACGCAGAGAAAGGTTATGGATTTATCGAGGTTGAAGGGGGTAACGATGTATTCGTTCACTTCAGCGCAATCCAAGCTGAAGGGTTCAAGACATTAGATGAAGGTCAACGTGTTGAATTTGAAATCGTTGAAGGTGACCGTGGACCACAAGCTTCAAACGTTGTAAAACTATAA
- a CDS encoding YjcZ family sporulation protein, producing MSHFNNFSLIVVLFVLLIIVGCGCNIY from the coding sequence ATGTCTCACTTTAACAACTTTTCTCTTATCGTAGTGCTGTTCGTTCTTCTTATCATCGTGGGATGCGGATGTAACATCTACTAA
- the yjcZ gene encoding sporulation protein YjcZ has translation MSWGCGCNYGGYGGSYGGYGQQGFGGFALIVVLFVLLIIVGNGFTD, from the coding sequence ATGAGTTGGGGCTGTGGATGTAACTACGGTGGTTATGGTGGCAGTTACGGTGGATACGGACAACAAGGCTTTGGAGGGTTTGCCCTCATTGTTGTACTATTCGTCCTCCTTATCATCGTAGGGAATGGGTTCACCGACTAG